One Triticum dicoccoides isolate Atlit2015 ecotype Zavitan chromosome 3B, WEW_v2.0, whole genome shotgun sequence genomic window, AGTGCAGTATCAAGTACTTAGTGAGGCAATGTTATTACAAACCAAATCAAACAGTGCACTTGTAGCAGATTGTCTAGGAGTGCACTTGGCTTCAGCTAGTTACCACTTGCATAAAAGTAATCTTTCAGCCTCCCAGATGGCTTCCTGACCCTCTTTGACCCCTCCTGCCCAGCACTTGTAGAAGATTGTCTAGGAGCAATGAAAGATCCATTGCCAGCTCTATTGGCAGCAGCTGACCTGGTGTTCTTTGCTGGAGAAGACCTTGATGACCTGGTGTTCTTTGCTGGAGAAGACCTTGATGACCTGGTGTTCTTTGCTGGAGAAGACCTTGATGACCTGGTGTTCTTTGCTGGAGAAGACCTTGATCCATTGCCAGAAATAGTTGTGTTCTTCTTCTTGGGAGGTGGTACTAGTGTTGCAGAAGAGGTGTTGGTCCTGCTCTTCTTGAGAGGTGGTGGTGCTGATGTTGTAGCTAGTGTTGCCCTCTTCCTTGATCTACAAGCTGTCTGTGTTGACTCATTTGTTGTTGGAGGAGGAGTTGGTGCAGGTGCAGAGGCAGCAGGTACCCTTGGTGGCCTTTGTGCAGTTGCAGCCATTGAAGAACCAGCCTCAGAGTAGTTTGCTCTATTTTCCTACACAACAATATTAGTTAGAACTATTTTTTTACAAATGAAATGAATGTAACAATGCAATGAATGTAACAATGGAATGAATGGACATACCTGGTGCTTGTTCAGCCTCATCTGGAACTTAGGTTTCAAAGGGACACCACAATTGTTGATCCTGTGCCCTTGCTTCTAAACTTTCCTTTTTCAAATTCTCCATGCCTAAATCATGTCCATGTTTGGTAAAGGAATAGGCAGCCTGGTCTAATGTTTTTTAAGTTCCTCTCCTCTGAAACCAGCAGATTGGAAATTGACATAAATATGTCTAAGACAAAACCTTTGTGGAGAGTCAGGGaatacatcatctattgcattcaACAATCCCTGTTCAATATAGTGTAATCTTAAGTGTTACTCATCTACTGAATAACATTTTACTCATGGCAAATGTAAAGGCAAATGTAAAGACTAGGTTCAGAACAATACCTTCTGCCTGTCAGACATAATTGTGTATTTGCCAAACTTATTGCCAGTTCCAATGACTGTTCTCAATTGTGTGAGAAACCATGTCCATCTGTCTGTCTCTTCCTTATCAACAACACCAAAAGCTATTGGGAAGATGTTATTGTTGCCATCCCTCCCTGTAGCTGTCAATATCTGCTGACCAGTGCTTAGCTTGATGAAGCAACCATCCAGACCTGCTAACATGATAACATGAGTGCCTAAGTACATCAATGTTTAAAAAAACATATAAATTTTTGAATACTTACCTATAAATGGCATGCATCCATTCAGAAAACCCTCCTTGCATGCAAACAAGCAGTAAAACATATAGTGAAACCTTGGGGTAGGAGCTGGGTTAAGTGGGTTCTCATGTGTTGTTACTATGCACCTACTGCCAGGGTTAGTATCTAGCACACACTGCAGGTAGTCCCTTATTCTGTGATACTGGAGTTTGTGATCTCCTTGCACAACCTCAACTGCTTGCTTCCTTGCCCTATATGCCAAGCTTTTAGGCACATGCACACCAAACTTCTTCTTTGTGTATGAGATAATTGTGTCAACACCAGCTCCAGGGTTGGATCTGACTGTATCCTCACAAACCTTAGCAACCCAACTGACTGTCACCTTTGTTTTCTCTCCACTTGCTCCACAAGTGTGATCCAGGTTCATCTTCTTGATACTGAAAGTTGCCTCACGAGCTATCTTGGAGGCAACTATGTAAAACTCACAACCATGTTTTCTATCAGAGCACCAAGAAATAACCCTAGTTGGTTcatttctgtgatactcaaaattCCTAAGAGTCCTCACATGAAAATTTCTAAGTGCTTCTCTGAACTCAACTACATTTTCAAAGcacaaatgcattgaaaactgctcatgtgcatcagACCTTTTTGGATCATaccatctcctctccttcttctgcttcttcctactCTTCCTTCCAGATGGCAGCCTTGGTGCATCCTCTTCATCACTTATGCCTAAGTCACCTGGAAAACAGTACTCATCAGCTTCAGGGACATAATCTTCAAACTTGATGTGCTCAGGCTCACTGTGAGACTTGCTAGTTGGGCCAGGTTTTCTAACTGGCTTAAGCTTTTTGGCTGCTTTTGTAGTTACAGCAGCATGATCCTCTACTTCTTCATCTTCAGAAACAATTGGTTCTTCCTCCCAAAACTCAGAAGGTTCTGAGTTAGCTGCACAAAAGTGCTCTGCAGTATCAGTGCCAGCCTCATCTTCACCCCTACACCAAGCTTTGTAAGAAATCTTCTCCCCTCTGTAATCACCCCTAAAGAACTCAAAATCTGAAGATGATTTGTCATCTtcaacttcatcttcttcctctggtacttcttcttcttcttcttcttctgcttcttcttctgcatcttcttcttccataACTGTTTTCCCCTTGTTCAAATTGCTGCTTTGCTGTGTGTTCATGTAGGGCTCATCAGGGGTTAAAGCTGGCAAACTAGCACTAGAGGCAGGGTACAAAACACCTTCTTGTGAAACTCTGTAAACAACAGGTTCACCAACATGATCAATGGGGATCTGTTCCTCATCTGCTGGGCTTGGATCAGTAGCTTTTCTGATACTGATGTTCAGTACCTTCTTATCAACAAATAAGTCAAGCATTGACTCTAATGCCTCCTCACTATCCAGGGCCTCCACACCCTCCAGCCCCTTTCCCTCTTCCTTTACATAAGTCAGAAATGCATCCATGCCATAGCCATCCAACTCAACCAATGATAATATGGTCAGATAACTGATATATGAGGAAACTGAATACTTTTTCTCCATATTATCTATTCCTTGAAAATGTAGCCTCAAGTCCCAAATCTCTTCATCTAAGCTGTATGATTAAATTGACAAACAACAATTTTTTAAGTCACTGAACATTACTGAACTTTCTTCTAATTACAGTAAATGCACTAACCAAATGAACTAACGAAATGCACTTTCTTATACACTGACTTAACCAATAAAATACAGTAGCATGCCAAGAACAAACAATTACTAACCCTAGTTCTAATTTGAACTAAAGCACCCAAAAATTTTAACTAAAGGACCCAGAAACATTGACCAGTGCTTACCTCACTCCACCAAAGGACGACGCCCAATGGTGGCCGCCTGCTGGATCAGCGTGGATGCGCTTCGCCACAGCCCTAGCCGCGCGGACTTTCGGATCTGAGCTCGCCGGATCCACATGAGCCGCGGGCGGTGATGGCTGCTGCGACCGCTGCGTCGGGAAGCTCGAGCTGCCTAGCCATTTGTCCACCTCTGAGTGTCCACCGCCCTTCTGGCCGGTGCCGCCTTGGCTCAatacctcgccgccgacgacatttGGCTGCGCGGCCGCCATCGCCCACCTAGGTCACTgcgggggagaggagggggagagggggggagtGAGAGAGTGTGTGGCCTGACCGACTACTTTGGTTCCGACCGGACCGAACGGGTTAACGGCCGTTAACGGCCGCGCCGTGAGCGCGCGTGGCCACGTGGGCTGACAGATGGGCCCGATCCGTCAGAAAAACGGTTAAATCGCTAGTCACCGAgggtttgggttttttgaaacaacGGACCGCGCGTTTGGTAGCTTTCTGAGAAAAATTAATAggtggtagttttttggaaccaaagcctgtaaactagtagttttatgctatttactctctCTATGACACATGGTACATTATCTCCTTGTACTTAGCTCAAGAAGTATATTACTGACCATCTGTTACCAACACCAAGTTATATGCAACTCACGCATAATTACAGTTCTATTTCTACTACATATCTGGTATATTATCCTTATTGCCGTTAACTCAAGAAGTATATGATCTTCTGTTCTAGGAGATATGATAGCAGAAGGTGGTTTCATTCGCCCTCTAGCTGCAAGCAGTAATCTACCTTTACCTTGTTCAGCTTCACTACCACCTTGTCCATGGCGGTTCTTTCATCAGGCATCGTTGATGAGCACTGTAAACTCAACTCTATTACAGATGCAAGGCATGTGTTGAGAATGATAGACTGCTCTCTCGACGTGCTTTCATCGCCAGCATGGCAATCACTCTTGATTCCTTGTGATAGAACTTTGTTGTCGACAACATCTATAAGCCTGGTTGGAAATGCTTCAGTAACCCATTGCCGCAAGCTGAGCTCCTCACCGAACAGCGGGCCAGTGGGTCTTTTCCCCGTGAAGACCTCCAGCATCATGATCCCATAGCTGAACACATCGCTCATGCGTGATGCTTTACCAGTTGATCCATACTCTGTTCATTACGCACATGAAAACATAAcggaaaataaagaaaaaaattcttcattTGTAAACGTTTGGTTTGTTGAAAAGATAGGTAAGTTCAATACCTGGTGCCATGTAGCCAATTGTTCCGGGCATGTTTGTCAACGCAATGGAGTTATCATCACCCAACAACAACTTGGCAATGCCAAAGTCAGCGATGTGCGCAGTCATGTCTGCGTCCAGCAATACATTGCTAGGCTTCAGATCACAATGAAGAACAACCTCGGTGTGCTGGTGGTGGAGGTACTCCATCGCCATCGCTACATCTAGCATAATTTCTAACCTCTTGAGGAACCCCAAACCCTGAGGGCTGTTGCTTGAGTGTAGCCAACTATCCAAACTCCCATTTGCATGTACTGGAGCACCAGGGCCTTGAATTCAAAGTTGGAGCAAGTGCTAAGTATTTTCACTAGGTTCCGGTGACGGGCCATGCGCAGAGCACGACACTCTGCATCAAAACTCACAGAGGCTCCTTCATGTTGCATGCTGAGCACCTTTACTGCAACAATTGATTCGTCATCCAGTTGTCCCTTGAAGACTTTGCCAAAGTTCCCAGATCCAAGCAGATTGTCCTCACTGAAGTTTTCTGTAGCACGAACAAGCTCGTGGAATGATATTAACCGGTAGTTGATTATGTTGGACTCCGAGGGAACTGATGTCCTTTTGCACTTTTTGATCTTTGTTCTGATTAATATGCACAAGCAGGTAGCCAAAATTGCAACTCCCCCGGCTACAGGAAGTATAATTTTTATCAACGATTCCGGTGATTTATGATGGCTCTGGCAGGGTGAAATGCCTAGACGTGAGAGGCCCCAAAGAGCATCGTTTCCTCTCAAAGACTGGAGTGTGATGTTTGAGAAAATTCCTCTATCCGGTATCGGACCATCTAGTTTATTGAAAGAGAGGTTCAGGCTAGTGAGGAAGGTCAGATTGGCCAGTGACTTTGGTATGGTACCCCGAAGGGAATTGTATGATAGGTCCATGGTCTCTATGCTGACTAGCTCTCCAAATGAGCTTGGGATTTGTTCCTCGAATGAATTGTTTGACAGGTTCAGATAGGTGAGCATCTGGAGCCTGCCCAAGGAATCCGGTAAGCCACCGGTCATAAGATTGCTTGAAAGATCCATTTGAGCAATTTGTTTTACTTGGCTAACATCTCTCGGCAGTGGACCAGTCAGCATGTTGTATGCCAGATTAAGACTGATGAGCTTTGAGAGGCGCCAGAGACTGAAGGGTATGGTCGAAGACAGTGAGTTAAGAGAAGATGTCATGTACTGCAGCTCACTTAGATTACCCATAGTGCTCGGTATCGAGCCAGACAACTGGTTTTTATCAAGATACAATCGTACTAGGCGTGTTAATCTGGAAATTTCTTCTGGGATGGCGCCGGTCAAGGTGTTGTTGGCAAGGTTGAGTTCTTGGAGATTGTTCAGTGTAGTGATGGATACAGGGATGGTCCCGCTCAGTTGGTTTCCGTCGAGATCAATTGTGGTAAGGCTGCTAAGATTTGCAATTGTATCTGGAATGCTCCCCGTTAAGCTGTTAGAACTTGCTATGAAGTACTGGAGTTGTGAAGTAAGGTTTCCCAAATAGTCAGGTATGCTTCCTGCAAACGAATTGGACGATATGCCAAGGGTACTCAGGTTCTTGCAGTTGGAGAGTGCATGGATAAAGTTTAGCTTCCCGCTAAGCTTGTTTCCATTCACATACAAGCCCGTAAGACTACGAACATTCCCAAACGTGGTTGGAACTGATCCAGTGAAGGCATTGAGTGTCAGATCAAGAGTTTTTATGCTTGATATATTGCCTATGGATTCAGGAATTTTACCTGTTAGGAGGTTTGTCGAAAAGCTCAAGTAATTGAGGTTTCTCAAATAGCCTATTTGAGGTGGAATTTCTCCTTCCAGCTGGTTGACACTAAGATCAAGCATGACAAGGTCTGTGTGGTTGCTTAACTCAACCGGGATCTTACCGACGAGGTTATTTGCCGACAGTAGAATAGTAGAAAGCCGAGGCATTGTTGCCAACCACGCCGGTACCGGACCAGTGAAGTTATTAATGGAGATAGAAAGAAGCTCAAGTTTGTTGGATCTGGCCAGTGCCGGCTGGATTGGGCCAGTGAAATGATTCGAAGAAAGACCTAGTTTTTGTAGCATGGGGAGGTTAAAGCTCTTGTTGCCAGGGAGGGAGCCGAAAAGATTGTTGTTCCCCAAACCGAAGATTCGGAGCATGGACATGTTAACGATGGCAGCAGGGACAGTGCCAGTAAGAAGGTTGAGTTCGAGGACAAGGATTTTcaagcttcctcaaatgcccaatgGCCTCAGGTATGCTTCCAGCGAGCCTGTTCCTGCCAAACCATATGACGCTCAAATTGGGCGTGTTGTTGAAGAGGCCTAGAGGTGGTGCCACTCAGGTCGTTGCTGTTGAGGTTTATGTACCGGAGGTTGCGCAGCGCGCGCAACTGTGTGGGAATGGCCCCGGAGAGTGAATTGTAGCCGATGTGTAGGTACTGGAGCTCGGTGAGGTTGCCGAGCGCCGAGGGGATGGTACCTGACAGGCGGTTCTCGCCGAGGTCGAGGTGTCTGAGCCGCTTGAGCCGGCCAAGCTCGGCAGGGATCACGCCGGCCAGCCCTGTGCGGCTGAGGTTGAGGTGGGAGATGAAGGAGAGGTTGCCAAGCTCCGGCGGTGTGGCGCCGCCGAGTGGCACGCCGGGGAGCGACAGCGCGGCCACACGCCGACCGCGGGCGTCGCACGAGACGCCGAGCCAGGCACAGAAGGGCGTGCGTGCCGTCCAGCTGCGGCGCAGGACGCCGCGCGGGTCACGCACGCTGGTCCTGAAGGCTAGCAGCGCCGAGAGGTCGTCGTCGGTGGCGTTTGCTGGCTGATCGAGCGCGCCCGTGCCGGGTAGCAGCAGCGAGAAAGCCACCGTGGTCAGTACTAGGACAAGAAGAGCCATGGCGGTAGCGTGATGCGCGTGGTTCTGTCTTCCGTGTCTCCAGGCCAGGAATACATGCGTGCATTGAGAACTTGAAGAAGTGAGTGGTGTGCTGGGCATTTAGTGCAGTCGCCTTCTGAGTAGTTGATTATCGGTGCAGGGGAACATGAACAACTCTACATACTGTGCTGGGGTGGAATGGCAGCCCATGCTCCGTTTACTTGGTCCAGAAATCAGATGCTACGGTTCACATCTCTGCAGGCGTTCTCAGCATTTCGGCATATGGTCCTCTACACTCCAGCCAGCCTGCGATGTGTCATGGCATGGCCATGGCCAGAGAAATGGAAATCCCGGCTTTGGCATCCTCTGATCTTCCAGCATCAGCGTGGTTAGCACAAGAGCCATGGTGGACTAGCGGCAGCGTGGAGCTTCTTGTGCTTGGTTCTGTCATCGAACGGGCAGTACTGCACTGCTATTTGAGATGCATGCATCTGAGGCTTTAGATAGAGACTTTTGAGCGCCGCTTGAAAGCCATTTTCCTTGTGATGAGTTGATTGTCCAAGCAGGGAACATCAGCTGTACCGTGCTGGAGTGGAATGGCAGCCCATGATCCCTGCTCGGTTCATGAATCAGATGCACTTCACATCCTCAAACGTCCTCATCGTTTGACTTATACTCAACTCCAGCCTAGCCAACCAGCAGTGAACGGCATGACCGGAGAAATGGAATTCCCTCCTGGTTTGGCATGCTCAGACCTTCCGTGCGCACGCGTCATGGAGAAATTCCAACTTAGCATGCACGACTGAATCTGATGTGGCCACACGGAAAAAAGTCTCTGGGTGCAGACCCGGtacgcgatgttgccgttgacggtGACAGAAGTACAACTTGCTGTCTTTGTGAACCCTCCATCAGTCGGTGCGGCGAGACTGCACGGCGCCTTAACACACTGGTTAGGACTCGTCGTGCCGCAGAGTTAGCTTCTGTAACTCTCACACTTGTATTGCCTGGCCTCGATGGGCTTATATACTGTGTTACAAGTTACAACAGAGgtacagagagggagagagggtaCAGCGGCAATACAAGTGTGGAAGTTACAGAACCCAACTTGCAGCTGCTCCGATagaaacactgggaagaattaCAGAGAGCAACTATAGAATTACAGTCTTTACGAAGAGCTACCCGAGCCAGCTAATGCCAGGATTTGTGTTGTTGCTCCGTTTACTGGTGCTTTTTCTTCTGAGGAGTGAGGCAGGGTGCTCTGCTTTATTTCCTTACTTGAGAGCAGTAATTTGACTTGATCTTGTTCAATCTGACAACCACATCATCCATTGGCATTCTCTCATCAGGTGCAGTTCTTGAGCAAACTAAGCCCAACTCGACGATGGACACCaggaaagtattcaagatggcagaGGAGTCCTCGGAGGGATTGCTTATCTTATCAATACCGTGCTTTGGTTCATCTTGCAGCAGGCCACGGTCAGTGACACTTGAGAGTTCATATTGGAATGATTGGTTAACCCACTGCCTTAAGCTCAGCTCACCAGTAAACATTGGATCAGTTGGTTTTTTCCTCGTGAAGACTTCAAGGAGAACAATCCCAAAGCTGTAAACGTCACTCTTCCGTGATGCTTTCCCCGTTGATCCAAACTCTGTTCCATGCCAAAAGAAAACCAGTGAGCTTTTATAATAGATCAAAACAATCGGAAATATCTTATCAGACTTACAAGGGAAATTACCTGGTGCCATGTATCCTACAGTGCCGGGCATGCTCGTTAACACGATAGAGTTGTCGTCTCCAACCAGCAGCTTGGAAATCCCAAAATCGGCAACATGTGCAGTCATGTCCATGTCAAGCAAAATGTTGCTCGGCTTTAAATCGAAATGCAGGACAACTTTGAAGTGCCGGTGATGCAGATACTCCATTGCCATTGCAACATCCAGCATGATTCCAAGCCTCTGCAGGAAACTGATGTTCCTCCGTTCGCTTGAATGCAGCCAATCATCTAAGCTGCCATTAGGCATATATTCGAGAACCAATGCTTTGAAGTCAAGATTAGAGCAAGTGCTGATTATCCTGACCAGGTTCCGGTGCCGGGCCATTCGTAGTGCACGGCACTCCGTGTCAAAGCTCTTTGAAGCTACTTCGTCTTGCATATTGAGGACCTTTATCGCAATGACAGACTCATCATCTAGCTGGCCTTTGAAGACTTTACCAAAGCCTCCAGCCCCTAGGAGGTTATCAGCACTGAAGTTGCTTGTTGCACGGACAAGTTCATGGTATGAGATCAACTGGTAGTTCGTCAAGTCTGTGTTTGAGGGCAGTGACATCTTTCCTTGCTTATTCATCTTTCTTCTAACCAACATGTACATGCAAGCTGATAAAATAGATAATGTCACTACTGCAGGTACTATCACTTTCAGCAGTAGTTGTTTTGACCTTGAGTGTGTGTTGTTCTGGCATGGCGCTATTCCTTTCCTTGGAAGGCCGCAGAGTGCACTGTTTCCCATCAATGATTCGAGGGTGATGTTGGAGAACACACCTCCTCCTGGTATCTGACCATCTAGCCTGTTGAAAGAGAGGTTCAAGTTGGCAAGGTAAGTCAGATTGGCCAATGACGTCGGAATGACACCAGAAAGCGCATTGGAGGAAAAGTCCAACTCCTCAATACTTAGTAACTTTCCAATTGAGTCTGGTATTGATCCTTCTAATAAGTTCCTCGACAGATTCAGATTGATCATCATCTGCAGTGCGCCGAATGAAGTTGGGATATCACCTGATAGCTGGTTGCTCGACAGGTCCATCTCGGTAATTGCAGTCAGTTCCCCTACATCTTCCGGTAGGGAACCACTGAAAGAGTTCTGTGACAAATCAAGCTCAATTAGTTTCTGATGGCGCCATAGGCTTGTTGGTATGGTTGAAGACAATGAGTTGCGGGATAGTGTCATGATCTGTATCTGTCTTAGGTTACTGATGCTGCTTGGAATGGGACCAACGAGTCTATTGCTGTCAAGATGCAACTTAGCCAGGCTTGTTAATCCAGTGATTTCTGCTGGGATGGTGCCAGACAAGCTATTGTTGGCAAGGTTGAGTTCTTGGAGATTGCTCATTGCAGTGATTGGTGTTGGGATTGTCCCATTCAACTGGTTTCCACTGAGTGACAGAGTCATTAAGTTGGTAAGATTGGCAAATGTACCTGGGATGCTTCCTGTGATCCTGTTGTTATCTGCTATAAAAGTCTCGAGGACTGTGCTAAGGTTTCCAATGTAGGCTGGCAGACTCCCTGTGAATGTGTTGTTTGCCATGCTGATTGTATTCAGGCTCCTGCAATTTGAGAATGCAGACAGGAAGTCGAGGTTCCCACTGAGCTGGTTCCCATCAAGCCAGATGCGACGAAGGTTCAGCAAGTTCCCAAATGAAATTGGCACGGATCCAGTCAAACCACAACCATAGAAATCTATGGTTGTGAGGTTAGAAAGATTGCCTATGGAATCAGGAATGGGACCTGTTATTCGGTTGTTGGCAAAGCTCATAAACCTGAGGTTTGTCAGCTGTCCAAACTCTtgtgggattcccccctcaagtttgtTCTGGCTAAGGTCCAAACCGAGAAGCTCAGTGTGGTTGCTCAGTTCCACAGGGATCTTTCCAGTGAGGCCATTTGTCGACAAGTAAATTCTTGTGAGGTTTGGCATTGTCGCCAACCATGATGGCACAGGACCGGTGAAATTATTCACGGCGAGCGAGAGCGTGTCAAGGTTCCGACACGCCGAAAGACCTGGCGGGATAGGTCCCTCAAAGTCTCAAACTGGTTTTCATTGAGGGACAACACTTCCAACATGGGGAGGTAGAAGCTGTCGTTTCCAGGGATTGGGCCTGAGAGATTGTTCCTTGTGATGGCTATGACTTGCAGCCGGGACATGTTGAAGATAGCAGGAGGCATGGGGCCTGAGAGAAGATTGCCTTCCAGGACCAGCCACTCGAGCTTCGGCAACGAGCCGATGCTGTCAGGAATCGCTCCCGTCAGCCGGTTCGACCCGAGACGCACTACACGCAGATCAGGCGTGTTGTTGAACAGGCCAGGCGGTATCGGCCCGCTCAAATCATTGTTTGACAATCTCAGCGACTGAAGTTTCCTCAGGTTTTGAAACTCATATGGGATTGCCCCGAAGAAGTTGTTGCTGTCGAGGTAAAGAGACTGGAGCCCAGTGAGGTTGCCAAGGGTGGAGGGGATGGCACCTGACAAACTGTTGTGCGAGAGGACGATATTTTGGAGCCGGGGCAGGCCGCCAAGCTCGCTGGGCACGGGGCCGGCGAGGCTAGCGTTGCTGAGGACGAGGCtggagaggaaggagaggttgCCAAGCTGCGGGGCGATGCTGCCGTGGAGCGGCACGCCGTCGAACTCTAGGCCGGTGACGCGCTGCCCGCGGCGGTCGCATGAGACTCCGACCCAGGAGCAAGGGGACGCGGCGGCGGTCCAGTTGCAGGTGAGGATGCCGAGAGAGTCCTCGACCTGTGCTTTGAAGGCGAGCAGCGCGGCCAGGTCGGTGGCGTTGGATGACGCCGGCTGTGCCGCGCCACATGGCATCAGCGAGACGAGGAGCACCGCCATGCAGAGGGAGAGACGAGCGGCCATGGATGTGGAGACGTGAAGGTTGGTGAGGGAATATGGGGCGTGGTGCGCTGGTTT contains:
- the LOC119276684 gene encoding LRR receptor-like serine/threonine-protein kinase EFR; the encoded protein is MSMLRIFGLGNNNLFGSLPGNKSFNLPMLQKLGLSSNHFTGPIQPALARSNKLELLSISINNFTGPVPAWLATMPRLSTILLSANNLVGKIPVELSNHTDLVMLDLSVNQLEGEIPPQIGYLRNLNYLSFSTNLLTGKIPESIGNISSIKTLDLTLNAFTGSVPTTFGNVRSLTGLYVNGNKLSGKLNFIHALSNCKNLSTLGISSNSFAGSIPDYLGNLTSQLQYFIASSNSLTGSIPDTIANLSSLTTIDLDGNQLSGTIPVSITTLNNLQELNLANNTLTGAIPEEISRLTRLVRLYLDKNQLSGSIPSTMGNLSELQYMTSSLNSLSSTIPFSLWRLSKLISLNLAYNMLTGPLPRDVSQVKQIAQMDLSSNLMTGGLPDSLGRLQMLTYLNLSNNSFEEQIPSSFGELVSIETMDLSYNSLRGTIPKSLANLTFLTSLNLSFNKLDGPIPDRGIFSNITLQSLRGNDALWGLSRLGISPCQSHHKSPESLIKIILPVAGGVAILATCLCILIRTKIKKCKRTSVPSESNIINYRLISFHELVRATENFSEDNLLGSGNFGKVFKGQLDDESIVAVKVLSMQHEGASVSFDAECRALRMARHRNLVKILSTCSNFEFKALVLQYMQMGVWIVGYTQATALRVWGSSRG